DNA from Bacillota bacterium:
GGGGGAATCGAAATGCGTCATAGAGTGACCCTTATCCCCGGGGATGGGACAGGTCCAGAATTAATGGATGTAGCAGTTAAGGTGCTTGAGGCCACCGGAGTCGAGTTTGACTGGGATGTGCAAGAGGCCGGGGCAGAAGTCATGGATAAATACGGCACCCCGCTTCCCGAGAAGGTGCTTGATTCCATCAAGCGAAATGGAGTGGCCTTCAAGGGGCCGATCACGACCCCTATTGGCACAGGCTTTCGCAGCGTTAATGTGGCCCTTCGTCATGAATTAGGCCTTTATGCATGTGTAAGGCCATGCAAGACATATCCAGGGGTAAGATCAAGGTATTCCGGGATTGATCTCGTGATCATCAGGGAAAACAGTGAGGACCTTTATGCTGGAGTCGAATTCGATGAAGGTTCACCCGAAGCGGCTCAGATAATAGGAATGAGTAAAGGAAAGATCCGGGATGGGTCCGCTATTTCAATAAAACCTCTATCGTATTTCGCGTCCTCGCGTATAGCGCGATTCGCCTTTGAATATGCTCTAGCCAATGGGCGCAAGAAGGTCACGGCTGTAGCCAAGGCAAACATAATGAAATTCACCGATGGGCTTTTCTACCGCGCCGCGAGGGATGTGGCAAAGGATTACGAGGGCAAAATCCAGTATGAGGAATTACTGGTAGATAATATGTGCATGCAGCTAGTTCAGGTGCCAGAAAAATATGATGTCCTGGTCATGCCAAACCTCTACGGTGATATACTCTCTGACCTGTGCGCCGGTCTTGTGGGGGGGTTGGGAGTCGCGCCCGGGGCGAATATTGGGGATGGGGTCGCCATTTTCGAGCCGACTCACGGCTCAGCGCCTAAATATAAGGGAATGAACAAAGTTAACCCTATTGCCCTAATACTTTCTGGGATGCTGATGCTGAGACACCTAGGAGAAAATGAGGCTGCCGCCGCGGTGGAAAGGGCAGTTGCAGAGGTCATCCGTGAAGGCAAAGATGTAACTTATGACTTGAAACCAGATAGAAATGACCCGAGCGCCGTCGGGACTAAGGAGATGGGAGATGCGATAGTGAGGAGGCTCTCATGAACCTTGGAGCTTTTGACAGGTTGATCGGTAAATGCCCGGCTCCCTGACTCGAGCAGCGCACGGCTACACTGCTACATTGCTCACCAAGACCTCCGGCGCAAGGAATCCCATCATCAGGTGATGAAGATTCCCACCTCCAGGCGGATACGCGCCGGAGGGCACTCCAACTACTTTGAAAATAGCTGAGCGCCATTTTCGTCCTTTCGATGGTGCTGGGCGACGCCCGGCATGACCGATTACCCTGAAAATCGATGGTGGCCATTTTCATCCGTCCGATGGTGCCGCCAAGGCGGCATGAGGGGCTACTCACATATAGCATCGGTGATTTTGAAATGAAGCTTGGCTACTTCCTCGAGCGCAGGGACTCCGCCCTTTTCGAATATACTCTTGCCGACAGAGATTATTGAGGGGTTTGAGGCTCCTTTTGGTAATTCAATGCCGGCCAAAACCGAAAGCTCCTGTATCTGCTCTACGAATTCGGCACGCGCCAGAATTGACGCTGCCGCCACCACCGTTTCTTCCTCCGCGCGATGTCGTTGTTCGAGGCGCACCTGCCTGCCTTTCTCCATCAATGCATTCAATAGAAATGACTCATCGCCAAACTGATCAGCAATGGCAAGTTCGCACCTGGTAGGCTCAAGGACATTCTCCAAAGCTCGCGCATGGGCCCATGCGAGGAGGCGATTTAGGTTGCGGAATTGCCGATAGAGCTGATTGTATCTTTTTGGCCCTATAGTGACCACAGAATTCGGGCATAGCCGCTTAATCTCTACAGCAAGCTCGAGAATACGTTTATCGGAAAGACGTTTACTATCTTTAACACCCATTGCCTTGAGCCGTTCCTCAATTTCCTCATTAGCGCATACAGCTGCAACTACCAAGGGACCGAAGTAGTCCCCCTTGCCGGACTCGTCTAAACCAACTCTTTGCACAAATAAGCATCACCTTTCCTAATATTTGCTGGCATTATACCCCATGATTCATTGATATGTCCATCCTCCTCGTGCTGCTCTGCCGCGGCTGAGAGCACCTTTGCTGAGATTTTGACATATATTGCCATCCAGCCGGTAGCAGGTAGTATGTTATGGCACTACCTTACAGGGAAAACATACACATAGCGCCACGCAGTTGGCAAAGAGGATCTCCGGTAGGGCATTCATAGAAGAGATATCTATGAGGATCTTGGCCATATATGTGAGAATGAAATCCACCAAAGGAAGCATTATGCGCTTGTAGGACATGATGTTGAAGGTCTTCAAGATGTTGATGAAGCCTATGTCGTTCATGAAGACAAGGATACCATCAAGAAGACCGGCGCAATCCAGGATGTAGATGGAATCTATCTCCTCCCGGTCATAGATGGTCCTTATCATAACTTAAAGCTTGCCGCCTTCGTGTCTAAAATCTTGGGTCTATTATAGTCAAATTAAATTGTATTTCTCGAGCTTTTCGCGTATCAAGGGGAGCACTTCGTCTTCCGGCCACCAAAATGGTTGAGTCATATGGCTCTTGCAAATGCCCATGAGTTCTAGAGCTTTTTTCTTCCATGCGACCGCTCCAAGAGAAGAGGGAGCGATTGAATTCAAAGCGCCCAAATCTTTAACCGCTGCAAACAGCTTACTAATTTCCTGCATATCTTTGGCAATGCATGCATCGTAGAGTGATACGCACAATCTTGGAGCTACATTACCTAACGAAGGGACGACTCCATCTGCTCCCATTAACAATCCGTCAGCATACAGGGATTCATCTCCAACGAAAACTGAGATATTCTCGAAATCTCTGGCGCAGGAAGTGAGGAATCGCATGTCATCGATATCCCCGGAGCTATCCTTGAGGCCGTATATTCCTGGGATCTTGAAGAGTTCTTTCCAGGTGTCTTGATGGATATGCGTAGGATTGAGTGAGGGAATGTTGTAGACGATCACTGGAATGTCGCAGGCCTCCGCCGCTTTCCGATAGAACAAGATGATCTCATTCTGGTCGGACAATGGATAATAGAAGGGAGGGGTGATTACCACCGCACTGACGTCGTAGTCCTCTGCCATTTCAATGCGCTGGATTACCTTCTGGGTTGAAGTATCACTAACCCCCACATATAATGGGATCTTACCCGCAATTGTTTCAGATACTATCGCTACAGCTCGTCTCCACTCATCAATGGTAAACCTGGGGAATTCCCCGGTTGTTCCCATGACGAAGATACCATGGACCCCGCCCTCCAGAATATATTGAACAAGGTCCTTCAACCCCTCTTCATCTACAGTTTCATCAGAATTTATCGGAGTCACGATGGGGACGACTACACCATACAATCGCGGTTGTGAATTCATGACAAATTCTCTCCTTTTTCGATCACAATGCGGGTAGCTTTCATCAGGACGTTGACAGTCCTTCCAATCAGGAAATGAGTCGCGGTCTAACTAGAGAGGTACTCTCTCTATCTATAAGCACAAAAAACACTATTCTCTATAAATCGGCATTTTCCTTTCATCTCTTCTTTATGGACATCCGATCCGGACAAGCCGGGTTTTCACTATTCGGATGGTGCGGCCTATCGGCGTGATGATACCATCTTCCTGTCCTCCTTCCCGCCACGCGCTCATGCTGCTACGGCAGCACCATCAAAGGGATGAAAGATCGGAAGCTTTCGAGAAAAGGTTTAATATATGTTAGCCCGAAATTCCCTATATGGACTATAATATATAGCCTTGCATCCCTTCCGCATATTGTGGCCCGAACTGGATTGATCTAATCAGTCGATAGTGTGAGATATTTATAGATTTTGGGAGGAAATAAGAAGGGAAAAGAAAGTTTATGGAGAAAAGGTTTTATTGATGACATGAACTCATCTCAACTTAATGGGGGCATTACATCTGACCCAGGGAAAGATGGTTCAACTAAATTGGGCGAGATGGCTTGGCCAAATCAAGGGGATGCCTTCATTTAAGCTGGGGGGAGGTGGTCGACGAGAAGGGAAATAGTATGGCTCAGAAGGAGATATGGCATGATCCTGGGTATCACGGTGATATCAGTGGTTAAGATTCTCCATCAACCCTTACCTAAGGAAAAAGGAGGGCCACATCTATGTCGAAGTGGTTGAGATCACTGGTGTTCGTTGTTGTGCTTGGGAGTCTGATTCTAGGTCTTGCATCTATCTCCTTTGGACAGGGTGTACCTGTCCCTTTTGAGTATGCCACTCTTCAGGAATACCAGAAAGCTACCGGAAAGAAGATAGCCCAGTTTGGCGAAGCCCCCATGCTGGCAAATCTGGTAAAGCAGAGGAAACTCCCTCCAGTAAAGGAAAGACTGCCAGGAAACCCTAAGGTCATTGTACCGGTGGAGGAAATAGGTCAATATGGAGGGACCTGGCATCGCGCTTGGCTTGGGCCATCTGATGCCTGGGGGCCGCGCAGGCTCATGGTTGAACAGATAATTCAATTCAACGCAGATGGTACAAAAATCATCCCCAATATAGCTGAAAGCTGGGAAGTATCCGAGGGAGGTAAAACCTTTACCTTCAAGCTGAAGAAGGGAATAAGATGGTCTGATGGGCATCCATTTACTGCCGATGATATAGTGTTTCAATATGAGGATGTTCTCTTAAACAAGGAGCTTACCCCCGTGTTCCCTGATTGGCTTACCATAGCTGGGAAGCCGGTGGTAATTGAAAAGGTAGACGACTACACGGTGAGGTTCCGCTTTGCAGCTACTTATGGACTGTTCCTCTATCAATTCGCCGACAAGAGCGCGGATCTCTATGCCCCCAAACATTATATGAAGCAATTTCACCCACGTTATACCCCAATGGAGAAATTAAAACAACTTGCGAAGAATGCGACAGGGACCGAAAACTGGTTCCAGCTCTATCAACTGAAGAGTGATAATTGGTGGGTGAATAATCCAGATTACCCCACTATTTGGGCGTGGAAAGCCGTCTCACCTCCAACCGGCACGCAGTTTATCATGGAGCGTAACCCCTATTATTGGAAGGTAGATACTAGGGGGAATCAGCTTCCTTATATTGACCGCATATCCAATATTTTGGTAGAAAATGTGGAGATGCTGAATCTTAAGGCCCTAACTGGAGAACTGGATATGCAATGGCGATATATGCAGCTTGAAAATTTCACAGCCCTGATGGAAAACAGGGAAAAGGGGGATTACCGGATACTCAAGTGGAGAGGTGCCAGGGGGGCCAACCCCGTGATCTACCTTAACTATACGTGCAAAGATCAAATCCTGAGGAACATCTTCCTGGATGCTCGATTCAGGAAGGCCCTTTCCTTGGCCATCAACAGGGACGAGATCAATGAAATAGCTAACCTCGGGTTAGGTAAGCCTCGGCAGGCATCCCTTATCCCGGGTGTTCCATATTACTCTAAGGAATGGGAGAAGGCATACGCTGAATACGATCCTGAGAAGGCTAACAAGCTTCTGGATGAGATGGGGCTAACCAACCGAGATAAACAGGGATTTAGGCTGCGTCCCGATGGCAAGACGCTGGCGTTGACCATCGAATATACAGCGCGGTTTGGACCCTGGACAGAGACTTTTAATCTGGTGAAGAAGTATTGGGAGGATATAGGAATCAAGGTAGCTCTAAAACTCGAAGATAGTTCCTTGTGGACAACGCGGAGAGATGCAAATGAACTAGAGGTAACCGGATGGCAGATGGATAGCCAGGCTCCCTGGCTTGCGGAAGGGACATGGCTTGTGCCTACAGGGAATCCCAGATATTGGGGGACTGAATATGCAAGGTGGGTCGAAACTGGAGGAAAGGCAGGGGAAAAGCCAGAGGGAGACATGGCTAAGATCCTGGAGCTTTGGGATAAAGTAAAAAGAACCATCGATGAGAAGGAGCGGGATAAGCTCATTGAAGAGATCATCGGCCTTCATATTAGGAATATCTGGCTCATAGGCACGGTAGGGGAGACCCCCGATCTGGTCGTAGTAAAGAACAACTTCCGGAACGTTCCATCAGAACTCATCGCCGATGGGACCTTTGACACCCCGAGAAATGCTGAGCCGCAGCAATTCTTTATCAGGCAGAGGTAACGCTCCAGGGCGAGGGTGTTGTCGAGCTTGATGGCGGAAATGTAGATGTCAATGGGGCTTTGGGGCCCGTGCGCGCTACGCCCCATATAGGCGTACGGGCCTTATTTTTCCTGGACGAGTGGAGGTGGTGTCTTGTTTCAGAGTGAGGGTAGACGCTAGTGCCGTGCTGGCGGCCTCATTAGCTCGGTCAGAATGTCCTCGCGCGGTGAATAAGAGAATAGATGGGAGGTTTCGGAAATAATGGGAAAATGTTCTAATATGCTTGTATTCGCGCTCGCTTTCATCAGTATGATCCTGGTCATTTCGCCCGTTTCCTTTGGCAAGAAGGTCCCTGTTCCTTTTGAATACGCTACTGTTCAGGACTATCAGCAGATCACCGGGAAGAGAATAGCGCACTTTAATGAAGCTCCGATGCTCTCTCAACTTGTGAAGCAGGGTAAGCTTCCTCCAATAAAGGAGAGGCTGCCTCAGGATCCCAAGGTGATCGTCCCGGTAGAAGAGGTGGGCCAGTATGGCGGCACCTGGCGTCGAGCATGGCTCGGACCGTCTGATGCCTATGGGCCCTGGAAGCTGATGGAGGAAACGATAGTCCAATACAATGCAACCGGCACGAAGATTGTCGCTAATATCGCGGATAGGTGGAGCATGTCAAAAGACGGCAGAGTTTTCACATTCCATTTGAGGAAGGGAATAAAGTGGTCTGATGGAGAACCATTTACAGCTGATGATATCTTGTATCAGTTTGAAGACGTGCTATTCAACAAAGACCTTACCCCCACATTCCCCAAATGGCTTACGGCAGGCGGCAAACCCGTAGAGGTCGAAAAGGTGGATGATTATACGGTAAAATTCAGCTTTGCCCAGCCATACCCGCTTTTCCTCAACCAGTTCGCCATACAGAGCCATGCGCTCTATGCCCCGAAGCACTATATGAAGCAATTCAATCCCAAGTATACGTCTGAGGCCAAACTAAACGAAAGGGCAAAGGCGGCTGGTTTTGCCAGCTGGTATCAGCTGTATCTGGCAAAGGAAGATGCCTGGTGGGTAAATGATCCTGACAGGCCCACTATTTGGGCATGGAAGGCCGAGAATTCGCCTACCAGCCCTCAATTTAGAATGGTGCGCAACCCATATTATTGGAAGGTTGATACTGCGGGGAATCAGCTGCCTTACATAGACACTATAGTCAATATCCTTACCGAAAACGCGGATATGGTCAACCTCAAAGCCATGACCGGGGAGTTGGATATGCAATGGCGTCATATCCTTGCAAGCAACTACACAGTTTTCATGGAGAATAGGGACAAGGGCGATTACCGGGTGATTGTCTGGAAATCTGCGCAAGGCTCGAACCCGACCATCTGTTTCAATCTAACCTGCAAAGATCCGGTTTTGCGTAAGCTTTTCAATGACGACCGGTTCCGGAAGGCCCTTTCCATAGCCATCAACAGGGAAGAGATCAATGAACTGGTCTTTTCCGGGCTTGCTGTTCCGAGGCAGGCATCACTCATACCTGAGGTGCCATACTACTCGCCTGAATGGGAAAAAGCATGGGCACAGTATGATCCGAAAAAGGCCAATGCTATGCTGGATGAGCTAGGCCTCGTGAAAAGAGATAAGGACGGCTACAGGCTGCGTCCGGATGGTAAGAGGCTGGCTGTTACTATTGAATACATGCAGGCTATCGGCTTTGCCTCAGATGTGTGTGAGCTTATCAAGCAGTATTGGGAGAATATCGGGGTCGCGACCGCTCTCAAAGTAGATGAGAGATCTCTCTACACCGCAAGGAGACAAGGGAATGAGACGGAGATAACCATAGAGGGCATGTCTGCCCAGGTGCCGTTCCTAACGGAGAGTAAATGGATAATCCCATCTACTACGCTTGATCACTGGGGCATAGAGTACGCGCGATGGTATATCACCAATGGGAAGGCCGGAGAAAAGCCACCTGCGGATATCGCCAAGCTTTTTAACCTGTGGGATCAGATAGGGGCAACGGTGGACGAAAAGAAGAGGGATGAGCTCGTAAATGAGATGATCGATCTCCATATCAAGAATATCTGGTTCATAGGGACTGTCGGAATGGCTCCCACTATCGCCATTGTCAAAAATGATTTCAGGAACGTTCCTGAGGGAATTCTGGACTGCAGCTTGAATACTCCGAGGCATGCGGAGCCATCGCAGTTCTTCATAAAACAGAGGTAGATGTCCTTGTCGCCGCGGCTCTCTTTACAAGGGGCCGCGCTCACATATCTTGATTTGCAGATCCTGCGCATTCAAGCCTATATGGCCGGCTCATGGCGGCGGTGGAGGGGTAAGAATGAGTCAAGACAATGAAATTCTGAAGTCAACAGAAGAGATCTGGGTTGTACCTGGTTTTCATTCAGATGTTGTTTGGATAGAGGATCAGCGAGACTATGCCATCGTCCTCATAGGGGACGCGGACCAGAATATCCAGATTTGTAAGGCCGATCCGGACTACGGATTTTTCGTCCACGAACTCACCTACCTCAAGCCATATTATGATACATTTCCAGAAAACAGGCAGTTCCTCCGCGAGTTGATCCGCGACGGGAGAGTCGGCACTGGTGGATCTCACAGCCAGCCATCTGAGACCCTCATAGGGCCGGAGGGGATCGTCCGCAACATTATCTATGGTCGCCTCTTCCATGAAGGGGTTCTCGGTGACAAGCCCGTGATCTACATGCCCTGGGATGTATTCGGGCATACCGCGCAACTTGGCCAGATCCTGCGGAAGTCCAGGTTCATAGGGTGTATATGGTCCAAAGACATCCGGGGCGTCCAGCCTGTATTCTGGCATGTTTCCCTGGATGGCAGCAAGCTCCTATTCAAGAGGATGGAATACGGAGTGGTAGGCGCCGGTATCGAAGAGGAATTCATCCAGCTCTTTGAGGAGCGCTCCCAGGAGATCGCATCCCTTGGCCTCACATCAGATGTTCGCATAGATGCCGGAGATTTCAAGCCTCCTTCCGCTTGGCTTGTGGGTAGGTGCGCAGAACTTAAAAGAAGAAAGCCTAGATTCATCGTCTCCGGGACCGGTCATGAGGAATGGTTTAGAAAGGCCATTGATGAGATAGAAGAAAAAAGATTGAATATCCCCGTGACTGCTCGTGATTTTGAATATCATCACCAAGGAACCGGGGTCTCGAGAATAGAGTTCAAACTTTCCAACCGTATGGCCGAGAACACATTACTGAATGCTGAGAAATTCGCAACCATTGCCAATTACCTTGGGGC
Protein-coding regions in this window:
- the rnhC gene encoding ribonuclease HIII; protein product: MQRVGLDESGKGDYFGPLVVAAVCANEEIEERLKAMGVKDSKRLSDKRILELAVEIKRLCPNSVVTIGPKRYNQLYRQFRNLNRLLAWAHARALENVLEPTRCELAIADQFGDESFLLNALMEKGRQVRLEQRHRAEEETVVAAASILARAEFVEQIQELSVLAGIELPKGASNPSIISVGKSIFEKGGVPALEEVAKLHFKITDAICE
- a CDS encoding ABC transporter substrate-binding protein, producing MSKWLRSLVFVVVLGSLILGLASISFGQGVPVPFEYATLQEYQKATGKKIAQFGEAPMLANLVKQRKLPPVKERLPGNPKVIVPVEEIGQYGGTWHRAWLGPSDAWGPRRLMVEQIIQFNADGTKIIPNIAESWEVSEGGKTFTFKLKKGIRWSDGHPFTADDIVFQYEDVLLNKELTPVFPDWLTIAGKPVVIEKVDDYTVRFRFAATYGLFLYQFADKSADLYAPKHYMKQFHPRYTPMEKLKQLAKNATGTENWFQLYQLKSDNWWVNNPDYPTIWAWKAVSPPTGTQFIMERNPYYWKVDTRGNQLPYIDRISNILVENVEMLNLKALTGELDMQWRYMQLENFTALMENREKGDYRILKWRGARGANPVIYLNYTCKDQILRNIFLDARFRKALSLAINRDEINEIANLGLGKPRQASLIPGVPYYSKEWEKAYAEYDPEKANKLLDEMGLTNRDKQGFRLRPDGKTLALTIEYTARFGPWTETFNLVKKYWEDIGIKVALKLEDSSLWTTRRDANELEVTGWQMDSQAPWLAEGTWLVPTGNPRYWGTEYARWVETGGKAGEKPEGDMAKILELWDKVKRTIDEKERDKLIEEIIGLHIRNIWLIGTVGETPDLVVVKNNFRNVPSELIADGTFDTPRNAEPQQFFIRQR
- a CDS encoding isocitrate/isopropylmalate dehydrogenase family protein is translated as MRHRVTLIPGDGTGPELMDVAVKVLEATGVEFDWDVQEAGAEVMDKYGTPLPEKVLDSIKRNGVAFKGPITTPIGTGFRSVNVALRHELGLYACVRPCKTYPGVRSRYSGIDLVIIRENSEDLYAGVEFDEGSPEAAQIIGMSKGKIRDGSAISIKPLSYFASSRIARFAFEYALANGRKKVTAVAKANIMKFTDGLFYRAARDVAKDYEGKIQYEELLVDNMCMQLVQVPEKYDVLVMPNLYGDILSDLCAGLVGGLGVAPGANIGDGVAIFEPTHGSAPKYKGMNKVNPIALILSGMLMLRHLGENEAAAAVERAVAEVIREGKDVTYDLKPDRNDPSAVGTKEMGDAIVRRLS
- a CDS encoding dihydrodipicolinate synthase family protein, which produces MNSQPRLYGVVVPIVTPINSDETVDEEGLKDLVQYILEGGVHGIFVMGTTGEFPRFTIDEWRRAVAIVSETIAGKIPLYVGVSDTSTQKVIQRIEMAEDYDVSAVVITPPFYYPLSDQNEIILFYRKAAEACDIPVIVYNIPSLNPTHIHQDTWKELFKIPGIYGLKDSSGDIDDMRFLTSCARDFENISVFVGDESLYADGLLMGADGVVPSLGNVAPRLCVSLYDACIAKDMQEISKLFAAVKDLGALNSIAPSSLGAVAWKKKALELMGICKSHMTQPFWWPEDEVLPLIREKLEKYNLI
- a CDS encoding ABC transporter substrate-binding protein, encoding MGKCSNMLVFALAFISMILVISPVSFGKKVPVPFEYATVQDYQQITGKRIAHFNEAPMLSQLVKQGKLPPIKERLPQDPKVIVPVEEVGQYGGTWRRAWLGPSDAYGPWKLMEETIVQYNATGTKIVANIADRWSMSKDGRVFTFHLRKGIKWSDGEPFTADDILYQFEDVLFNKDLTPTFPKWLTAGGKPVEVEKVDDYTVKFSFAQPYPLFLNQFAIQSHALYAPKHYMKQFNPKYTSEAKLNERAKAAGFASWYQLYLAKEDAWWVNDPDRPTIWAWKAENSPTSPQFRMVRNPYYWKVDTAGNQLPYIDTIVNILTENADMVNLKAMTGELDMQWRHILASNYTVFMENRDKGDYRVIVWKSAQGSNPTICFNLTCKDPVLRKLFNDDRFRKALSIAINREEINELVFSGLAVPRQASLIPEVPYYSPEWEKAWAQYDPKKANAMLDELGLVKRDKDGYRLRPDGKRLAVTIEYMQAIGFASDVCELIKQYWENIGVATALKVDERSLYTARRQGNETEITIEGMSAQVPFLTESKWIIPSTTLDHWGIEYARWYITNGKAGEKPPADIAKLFNLWDQIGATVDEKKRDELVNEMIDLHIKNIWFIGTVGMAPTIAIVKNDFRNVPEGILDCSLNTPRHAEPSQFFIKQR